CTTAAGCTGGTGGCCCCCTGGGATTCTGAGACTTGCTGAAGCCCGGGGTTCCATGTGCCATGTACCTTGAACCTTAGATCGGGAATTGCGCAACCCCAGCTTGAATTGGAGAGGACCCAGTTCAATTTTATCCTGAACAAAAAAGGACTGGAATTGGGCTCCCGATTTATTCGGATTTGGATCCGCGTCGAAGCGTCCCACTTCATTGGCAAAATAAATATCATTAATTTCCAGACCCAGCTTCAAGGTTTGATTCCAAAAGGCATACCAGGCCAGGCTGGCCTTCCCCGTATTTTCACCAATTGTATTCTCAATATGGGTTTTATAGTCAAGAGCGGCAGTAAAATCTTCCACAGTATCTGTTATGGAGTAGTTGAAATACGTCAAATTGTCGACAGAGGAAGCGGAATGATAGACTTGACCTTCCAGGGTTAATGTCGGCAGAAGAACAGAATTAAACTTGACGCCTAACGCCCGATTGGTGGTGTTGGTGACAAAGCCCTCACCAAAGGAATCAAACAAACCCTCAGGAAAGAAGAGCATGAGATTGTCTACGCTATAATCCATATAATCCCGGGCAAAAAACCCGGAAAACCGGAGCCGTGTTTTGCCAAGCAACACCTGATAGGCTGCGTTGTAATCCATGACCAGATTAGGTGTGCCCATTATGACCCGGAGCATAAAATCAGTATAGGTTCTACCAGACACCATGGCCGTCCCATTTTCGCCTGCAGGAAATTCAATGGCCCCGCTAATCCCTGAGATGGACGGTCGGAATTCGCCATGGATTTCTGATTGGTGACCTTCACGGGTGGAGATATTCATGATGGAGGCGTTGCGTCCCCCATACTCAGCATCAAAACCTCCCACCAGCATCTCCACATTCTTGATGGAGTAGGGATTAAAGATGGCACTGGAACCCATAAAGTGTTGGGGATTGTAGATGGTCATGCCATCCATCTGAACCAGATTTTCACCAGGATCGCTGCCCCGGACATAATATTGAGGGGACATGGGATCTGAAGTGGTCACACTGGGCGAGAATTGGATCAGCTTGAAGACATCCTTGTTGAGTTGAGGAATTTCTGTAAGAATGATTGGATCAACCTGTATGCTGGAGATATCCATATCCTTGATGATAGTGGTGCGCTTCCCCACTACTTCAATGGCCCGGGCATCCAGAGCATGGGGTCGCAGGGTCACGCTTGAAACAAAATGATTATCAGACCCCAGATTAATACTGAATGTTGTGTCCACATAGGCAATGTGCGAAAAGGTGAGATCAACTGGACCTGTAGCGATGCTCCTGAGAATAAAAAAGCCTTCCACATTGGTGGCGGCGCCCTGTCCCGTTGCTCTGACAAAGACATTCACACCAATAATACTTTCTCCAGATTGTACATCATGGACAAACCCGGTGACATCGGCAGCACCCAGGTGGACATTGAGGGAGAGGATGACCATGAGGATGGATAGTATTTTAGCTCTCATCATCATGGTAACAGTACTCCGGCTCTCAGAAATAGACCCATTTCGGTGTCAGGAATGACAGTTGGCAGAAGGTTATATCCAGCATAAACACCAAGCCCACCAAAGAGACCTTTGTGATACACCGGCCGATATTCAATACTTGCCTGGGCTGACACATTTATATAGAACAGATTGTAATAGTCCAGGTGCTTAAAATGACCCCGCTCGAAATTATTAAATCCAAAGCGATAGGTCCCTGAGAGCTGGGTGATCCACTGAGGTGAAAGCCGTTGGAACCACTGCTGATCCTTCCCTCCAATTGCTATGGACTCGTGAA
This region of Candidatus Neomarinimicrobiota bacterium genomic DNA includes:
- a CDS encoding TonB-dependent receptor; this encodes MMMRAKILSILMVILSLNVHLGAADVTGFVHDVQSGESIIGVNVFVRATGQGAATNVEGFFILRSIATGPVDLTFSHIAYVDTTFSINLGSDNHFVSSVTLRPHALDARAIEVVGKRTTIIKDMDISSIQVDPIILTEIPQLNKDVFKLIQFSPSVTTSDPMSPQYYVRGSDPGENLVQMDGMTIYNPQHFMGSSAIFNPYSIKNVEMLVGGFDAEYGGRNASIMNISTREGHQSEIHGEFRPSISGISGAIEFPAGENGTAMVSGRTYTDFMLRVIMGTPNLVMDYNAAYQVLLGKTRLRFSGFFARDYMDYSVDNLMLFFPEGLFDSFGEGFVTNTTNRALGVKFNSVLLPTLTLEGQVYHSASSVDNLTYFNYSITDTVEDFTAALDYKTHIENTIGENTGKASLAWYAFWNQTLKLGLEINDIYFANEVGRFDADPNPNKSGAQFQSFFVQDKIELGPLQFKLGLRNSRSKVQGTWHMEPRASASLRIPGGHQLKTAYGKYFQYLTTMDSKGDEFVQFLDYYQSLENREPLNSIHYIVGLSGPLFGDIAYEVSAYYKDLKQLYRATYSNTVVAGESSALIEGGSGESYGFEILLRGEFGRLSGWLGYNFSKGFRRYPSILDGETSLFDADQPHNLKSILLFKLTPDIVASSTLQITSGFPRTWETGMRMHGTYDPLTNTTGYFATYITPERNNVRYPARFAWDIGWKKKLRSGFGFDLAEYLGGVDAYMTMTIRNLLFLHRNPIYYFYIPEYGYYGFGSGYLPSISFGYSLQF